One Telluria mixta DNA window includes the following coding sequences:
- a CDS encoding alpha/beta hydrolase, producing the protein MSVARKADDGHTLAVRDLQVVGAEGPLAARLYKAAVDGKRDVLIVFFHGGGFVDGDLEDADPFLRHLSEASGYPVVLSSTYTLATVKPFPAAAEDAHAVLLWAKKNKTKLGWTGKRMLVAGIEAGANLAAVCTLMARDRGAPRLAGQILLMPMLDPGLSTCSMREMPTCPDKAKVFDECAAAYRGYLPHAADRSHPYASPLQSSRLKNLPPALILSIEDDPLRDEAEAYGGKLIQSGVPTTVRRLQAAQRLQEPNARDTCACRGHALSEIANFIAGLDEEDEPASC; encoded by the coding sequence ATGAGCGTTGCACGCAAAGCCGACGACGGCCATACGCTGGCGGTACGCGACCTGCAGGTCGTGGGCGCGGAAGGACCGCTGGCCGCCCGCCTGTACAAGGCTGCCGTCGACGGCAAGCGCGATGTGCTGATCGTGTTCTTCCATGGCGGCGGCTTCGTCGACGGCGACCTGGAAGACGCGGATCCGTTCCTGCGCCACCTGTCGGAGGCGAGCGGGTATCCGGTCGTGCTGTCGTCGACCTATACGCTGGCGACGGTGAAGCCGTTCCCGGCCGCCGCGGAAGATGCGCATGCCGTGCTGCTGTGGGCAAAGAAGAACAAGACGAAGCTCGGCTGGACCGGCAAGCGCATGCTGGTCGCGGGCATCGAGGCGGGCGCGAACCTCGCCGCCGTGTGTACCCTGATGGCGCGCGACCGGGGTGCGCCGCGGCTGGCCGGCCAGATCCTGTTGATGCCGATGCTGGACCCGGGCCTGTCGACCTGCTCGATGCGCGAGATGCCGACCTGCCCCGACAAGGCGAAGGTGTTCGACGAATGCGCCGCCGCCTACCGGGGCTACCTGCCGCACGCGGCCGACCGCAGCCATCCGTATGCATCGCCGCTGCAGTCGAGCCGTTTGAAGAACCTGCCGCCGGCCTTGATCCTGTCGATCGAGGACGACCCGCTGCGCGACGAAGCGGAAGCCTACGGCGGCAAACTGATCCAGTCGGGCGTGCCGACGACGGTCAGACGCTTGCAGGCGGCGCAACGCCTGCAGGAACCGAATGCGCGCGACACATGTGCCTGTCGGGGCCATGCGTTGAGCGAGATTGCCAACTTCATTGCCGGCCTCGACGAGGAAGACGAACCGGCAAGCTGTTGA
- a CDS encoding glycine zipper 2TM domain-containing protein — protein MKRIAILALVPLTALLAACAGPSNSGSVYSSYQTMNEQVVRMGTVESVRNVTIANPESGVGTMAGAALGGLGGSQVGGGNGSAAVGILGAVAGGIIGNRVENQVNNRAGFEITVKLDNGELRSITQAADEMFRPGERVRLLSNGYTTRVTH, from the coding sequence ATGAAACGCATCGCCATCCTCGCCCTCGTCCCGCTGACCGCCCTGCTCGCGGCGTGCGCGGGTCCGTCGAATTCGGGCAGCGTCTACAGCAGCTACCAGACGATGAATGAACAAGTGGTGCGCATGGGCACCGTGGAATCCGTCCGCAACGTGACGATCGCCAATCCCGAATCCGGCGTCGGCACGATGGCCGGCGCCGCGCTGGGCGGCCTCGGCGGTTCGCAGGTCGGCGGCGGCAACGGCTCGGCCGCCGTCGGCATCCTGGGCGCCGTCGCGGGCGGCATCATCGGCAACCGCGTCGAGAACCAGGTCAACAACCGGGCCGGTTTCGAAATCACCGTCAAGCTCGACAACGGCGAACTGCGTTCCATCACGCAGGCGGCCGACGAGATGTTCAGGCCGGGCGAGCGCGTACGTTTGCTCAGCAACGGGTACACGACGCGCGTGACGCACTGA
- a CDS encoding DNA-deoxyinosine glycosylase, with product MTDSSPLTGLAPVIAPDTRILILGSFPGAASLAAQQYYAHPRNQFWKLVGALVGEDLYSLPYAERLPRVIAHRFGLWDVLAACEREGSLDSAIRNPAANDFERLHRLCPELETVGFNGQTSGKFAPQFAEQGYRTVVLPSSSPAHMALTFEQKLAIWRQLLGH from the coding sequence ATGACCGATTCTTCCCCGCTCACCGGGCTCGCCCCCGTCATCGCGCCTGATACCCGCATCCTCATCCTGGGCAGCTTCCCGGGCGCCGCATCGCTCGCCGCCCAGCAGTACTACGCGCACCCGCGCAACCAGTTCTGGAAACTGGTCGGCGCCCTGGTCGGCGAAGATCTCTATTCGTTGCCGTATGCGGAGCGCCTGCCGCGCGTCATCGCGCACCGCTTCGGCCTGTGGGACGTACTGGCCGCATGCGAGCGCGAAGGCAGTCTCGATTCCGCGATCCGCAACCCGGCGGCCAACGACTTCGAACGGCTGCACCGGTTGTGTCCCGAGCTGGAGACGGTCGGGTTCAATGGGCAGACGTCGGGCAAGTTTGCGCCGCAATTTGCGGAGCAGGGCTATCGGACCGTCGTACTGCCGTCATCGTCGCCAGCGCACATGGCGCTGACGTTCGAGCAGAAGCTGGCAATCTGGAGGCAGTTGCTCGGTCATTAA
- a CDS encoding efflux RND transporter periplasmic adaptor subunit: protein MKTIQQFQMAVRPVVLALGAAGVAALIAGCSDATGKAAEAQSQAQAGPPVSAAAVLEKPVAETQEFSGRLEAIERVEIRPRVSGYITAVNFKPGAEVKKGDVLFVIDPRPYQAEAERAIAAAKSARAKADLARTELARAERLLGDKAIAQREYDASLSSQKELDASARAAEAQAEAARLNLSYTRVVAPINGRVSKAEITLGNLVDASAVLTSVVSLDRIYASFDGDEETYLRVAKQAHDGQSVPVKVGLVNEEGYPHEGKLEFVDNQLDSQTGSVRMRATFENKDRSMAPGLFARVQIGGGEAKPALLITDRAIGTDQSHKFVFVVGADGKAEYREVKLGPVVDGLRVVRAGLKPGEKIVVNGLQRVHPGAPITAQVVPMVASLAPAKAPAKDAKLAMADTK from the coding sequence ATGAAAACGATTCAACAATTCCAGATGGCCGTGCGACCCGTCGTGCTGGCGCTGGGCGCAGCCGGCGTCGCGGCCCTGATCGCTGGATGCTCGGATGCGACCGGCAAGGCCGCCGAGGCGCAAAGCCAGGCGCAGGCAGGTCCGCCCGTGTCCGCCGCCGCCGTGCTCGAAAAGCCGGTCGCCGAAACGCAGGAATTCTCGGGCCGTCTCGAAGCCATCGAGCGCGTCGAGATCCGTCCGCGCGTCTCCGGCTACATCACCGCCGTCAACTTCAAGCCGGGCGCCGAAGTGAAAAAGGGCGACGTGCTGTTCGTGATCGATCCGCGTCCGTACCAGGCCGAAGCCGAGCGCGCCATCGCGGCTGCGAAATCGGCCCGCGCCAAGGCCGACCTGGCCCGCACGGAACTGGCGCGCGCCGAGCGCCTGCTGGGCGACAAGGCGATCGCGCAGCGCGAATACGATGCGAGCCTGTCGAGCCAGAAGGAACTGGACGCGTCCGCCCGCGCCGCCGAAGCGCAGGCCGAAGCCGCCCGCCTGAACCTGTCGTACACCCGCGTCGTCGCGCCGATCAACGGCCGCGTCTCGAAGGCCGAGATCACCCTTGGCAACCTGGTCGACGCATCGGCCGTGCTGACGTCGGTCGTGTCGCTGGACCGCATCTACGCCAGCTTCGACGGCGATGAAGAGACCTACCTGCGCGTCGCCAAGCAGGCGCACGACGGCCAGTCGGTGCCGGTCAAGGTGGGCCTCGTCAACGAAGAAGGCTACCCGCACGAGGGCAAGCTGGAATTCGTCGACAACCAGCTCGACTCGCAGACCGGTTCCGTGCGCATGCGTGCCACGTTCGAGAACAAGGACCGCAGCATGGCCCCCGGCTTGTTTGCCCGCGTGCAGATCGGCGGCGGCGAAGCCAAGCCTGCGCTGCTGATCACGGACCGCGCCATCGGCACGGACCAGAGCCACAAGTTCGTGTTCGTCGTGGGCGCGGACGGCAAGGCCGAGTACCGCGAAGTGAAGCTCGGCCCCGTCGTCGACGGCCTGCGCGTGGTGCGCGCCGGCCTGAAACCGGGCGAGAAGATCGTCGTCAACGGCCTGCAGCGCGTGCATCCGGGCGCACCCATCACGGCGCAGGTCGTGCCGATGGTCGCATCGCTGGCGCCGGCCAAGGCGCCCGCCAAGGACGCGAAGCTGGCCATGGCAGACACGAAGTAA
- a CDS encoding Mpo1 family 2-hydroxy fatty acid dioxygenase encodes MSRTIDVLLDQYSDSHRNPTNELIHIVCVPVIVFTLLGILWSIHPAVAVVAVLAALVYYFRLSPPFAFGMLLMSAVMLALLALMPPFTVLPLSIAIFVVAWIGQFIGHKIEGKKPSFFDDLRFLLIGPLFVLGFLYRRLHVAY; translated from the coding sequence ATGTCCCGCACCATCGACGTGCTGCTCGACCAGTACAGCGACAGCCACCGCAATCCGACCAACGAGCTGATCCATATTGTGTGCGTGCCCGTGATCGTGTTCACGCTGCTGGGCATCCTGTGGAGCATCCACCCGGCCGTGGCCGTCGTCGCGGTGCTCGCGGCGCTCGTGTATTACTTCCGGCTGTCGCCGCCGTTCGCGTTCGGCATGCTGCTGATGAGTGCCGTGATGCTGGCCCTGCTGGCGCTGATGCCGCCGTTCACCGTGCTGCCGCTGTCGATCGCGATCTTCGTCGTCGCGTGGATCGGCCAATTCATCGGGCACAAGATCGAAGGCAAGAAACCGTCGTTCTTCGACGACCTGCGCTTTCTGCTGATCGGTCCGCTGTTCGTACTTGGTTTTTTGTATCGTCGCCTCCATGTTGCTTATTAA
- a CDS encoding LysR family transcriptional regulator, with protein MNKLQAMEVFVQVVDAGSFTRAAEMMNLPKATVSTLVQALEGALSAKLLHRTTRQVTVTTDGAAYYERCLRILSDVRDAEESLSRTRLSPSGRLRVDAPTGLSSEILVPALPDFFERYPDIMLELGSSDRPVDLVEEGVDCAVRGGALGDTSLIARRVGVVNFLTAASPAYIARHGMPQHPRELERHRCVNYFSAKTGKIFDWDFNRGDERIEVPMRGVIALNDSNAYVEAGLAGLGIIQMTDYLLDKHVATGRMVQVLADWRSDPLPIHVVYPQNRHLSAKVRVFVEWVAELFAANPYMHMGALPRVSAPVPVAA; from the coding sequence ATGAACAAGCTACAAGCGATGGAAGTCTTCGTGCAGGTCGTGGACGCCGGCAGCTTCACGCGGGCGGCCGAGATGATGAACCTGCCCAAGGCGACGGTGTCGACGCTCGTGCAGGCGCTCGAGGGGGCACTGTCGGCCAAGCTGCTGCACCGGACCACGCGCCAGGTGACGGTGACGACGGACGGTGCCGCCTATTACGAACGCTGCCTGCGCATCCTGTCCGACGTGCGCGACGCCGAGGAATCGCTGTCGCGCACGCGCCTGTCGCCCAGCGGCCGGCTGCGCGTCGATGCGCCGACAGGGCTGTCGAGCGAGATCCTCGTGCCCGCCCTGCCCGACTTCTTCGAGCGCTATCCCGACATCATGCTGGAACTGGGCAGCTCCGACCGTCCCGTGGACCTGGTCGAGGAAGGCGTCGACTGCGCCGTGCGCGGCGGCGCCTTGGGCGACACGAGCCTGATCGCGCGGCGCGTGGGCGTCGTCAACTTCCTGACGGCGGCGTCGCCCGCGTACATCGCGCGCCACGGCATGCCCCAGCACCCGCGCGAACTCGAGCGCCACCGCTGCGTGAATTATTTCTCGGCCAAGACGGGCAAGATCTTCGACTGGGATTTCAACCGCGGCGACGAACGCATCGAGGTGCCCATGCGCGGCGTGATCGCGCTGAACGATTCGAACGCCTACGTGGAAGCGGGGCTGGCGGGCCTCGGCATCATCCAGATGACGGACTACCTGCTCGACAAGCACGTGGCGACCGGGCGCATGGTGCAGGTGCTCGCGGACTGGCGCAGCGATCCGCTGCCGATCCACGTCGTGTATCCGCAGAACCGCCACCTGTCCGCGAAGGTGCGCGTGTTCGTCGAATGGGTGGCCGAGCTGTTCGCCGCGAATCCCTACATGCACATGGGTGCGTTGCCCCGTGTCTCTGCGCCGGTCCCCGTTGCGGCGTAA
- a CDS encoding efflux RND transporter permease subunit yields the protein MNISRFFVDKPIFAAVLSVLVFVAGLISIFELPISEYPDVVPPSVVVRAQYPGANPKVIAETVATPLEQEINGVENMLYMTSQNTSDGALMLTVTFKIGTNVEQAETAVQNRVQRALPRLPDEVRQIGVTTVKSSPNITMVVHLRSPDGRYDDLYLRNYATLNVKDELARINGMGEVQLFGSGDYAMRVWLDPQKVAARNLTASDVVNAIREQNVQVAAGVVGQGPSKGADFQLTVNTQGRLQSVEEFGNIVIKTNADGATTLLKDVARLEMGSNSYALRALLDNQSAVAIPIFQAPNANALQLSSDVRAKMKELSKDFPEGVEYSIVYDPTQFVRESINSVIHTLIEAVILVAIVVIVFLQTWRASVIPLLAVPVSVVGTFAVMLACGFSINTLSLFGLVLAIGIVVDDAIVVVENVERNIANGLNPHDATVQAMKEVSGPIIAIALVLCAVFIPIAFVSGLTGQFYRQFALTIAISTVISAFSSLTLAPALSAALLQSHHAPKDRLTRMMDAVFGRFFKGFNRFFGRSSHAYEGGVKGVLKRKSAALGVYVLLAIAGIFMFKAVPPGFVPAQDKAYLIGFAQLPDAASLDRTDAVIRKMSDVAKQIPGVESSVAFPGLSINGFTNAPNAGIVFTTLKPFDERKGKEQSADAIAAEINKRMGAIEDAFVMVLSPPPVNGLGTTGGFKMMIEDRAGVGYDELYKAVQAVQAKAWTDKRLQGVFSGYQINVPQLFADVDRVKAKQLGVPLAEINQTLQINLGSLYVNDFNQFGRTYQVRVQADAPFRSQREQIAQLKVRNDKGEMIPLSSLMKVKDTYGPDRVQRYNGYVAAELNGGPAPGVSSGQAQAAMEEIVKATLPKGISYEWTDLTYQDILAGNTMLYVFPLCVLLVFLVLAAQYESWTLPLAVILIVPMSILCALIGVKLTGGDNNVFTQIALFVLVGLASKNAILIVEFALELEHHGRSIVDAALEACRLRLRPILMTSIAFIMGVVPLVLSHGAGAEMRHAMGVAVFAGMLGVTFFGLFLTPVFYVLLRTLAKRFEKPKHAHAHSHDTAPNAVGGDQAPALEGN from the coding sequence ATGAACATCTCACGCTTTTTCGTCGACAAGCCGATCTTCGCGGCCGTGCTGTCGGTGCTGGTCTTCGTGGCCGGCCTCATCTCGATCTTCGAGTTGCCGATCTCCGAGTACCCGGACGTCGTGCCGCCCTCCGTGGTGGTGCGCGCCCAGTACCCGGGCGCCAACCCGAAGGTCATCGCGGAAACCGTCGCGACGCCGCTGGAGCAGGAAATCAACGGCGTCGAAAACATGCTGTACATGACGTCGCAGAACACCTCCGACGGCGCCCTGATGCTGACGGTGACTTTTAAAATCGGCACCAACGTGGAGCAGGCCGAGACGGCCGTGCAGAACCGCGTCCAGCGCGCGCTCCCGCGCCTGCCGGACGAGGTGCGCCAGATCGGCGTCACGACCGTCAAGAGCTCGCCCAACATCACGATGGTGGTCCACCTGCGCTCGCCGGACGGCCGCTATGACGACCTCTATCTGCGCAACTACGCCACCCTGAACGTCAAGGACGAACTCGCGCGCATCAACGGCATGGGCGAAGTCCAGCTGTTCGGTTCGGGCGACTACGCCATGCGCGTCTGGCTCGATCCGCAAAAGGTCGCCGCCCGCAACCTGACCGCGAGCGACGTCGTGAACGCCATCCGCGAGCAGAACGTGCAGGTCGCAGCCGGCGTCGTCGGCCAGGGCCCGTCGAAAGGCGCGGACTTCCAGCTGACCGTCAACACGCAGGGCCGCCTGCAGTCGGTCGAGGAGTTCGGCAACATCGTCATCAAGACGAATGCCGACGGCGCAACCACCTTGCTGAAGGACGTCGCGCGCCTCGAAATGGGCTCGAACTCGTACGCCCTGCGCGCGCTGCTGGACAACCAGTCGGCCGTGGCGATCCCGATCTTCCAGGCGCCGAACGCCAACGCGCTGCAACTGTCGTCCGACGTGCGCGCCAAGATGAAGGAGCTGTCGAAAGATTTCCCGGAAGGCGTCGAATACAGCATTGTGTACGACCCGACCCAATTCGTGCGTGAGTCGATCAACTCCGTGATCCACACGCTGATCGAGGCCGTGATCCTGGTGGCCATCGTCGTCATCGTGTTCCTGCAGACGTGGCGCGCTTCGGTGATCCCGCTGCTGGCCGTGCCGGTGTCCGTCGTCGGCACGTTCGCGGTGATGCTCGCCTGCGGCTTCTCGATCAACACGCTGTCGCTGTTCGGCCTTGTGCTGGCGATCGGTATCGTGGTGGACGACGCGATCGTCGTCGTGGAGAACGTCGAGCGCAACATCGCGAACGGCCTGAATCCGCATGACGCCACCGTGCAGGCGATGAAGGAAGTCTCCGGCCCGATCATCGCGATCGCCCTCGTGCTGTGCGCCGTGTTCATCCCGATCGCGTTCGTGTCGGGCCTGACCGGCCAGTTCTACCGCCAGTTCGCGCTGACCATCGCCATCTCGACCGTGATCTCCGCGTTCTCGTCGCTGACGCTGGCCCCGGCACTGTCGGCCGCGCTGCTGCAGTCGCACCACGCGCCGAAGGACCGCCTGACCCGCATGATGGACGCCGTGTTCGGTCGCTTCTTCAAGGGCTTCAACCGCTTCTTCGGCCGCTCGTCGCATGCCTATGAAGGCGGCGTGAAGGGTGTCCTGAAGCGCAAGAGCGCCGCGCTGGGCGTGTACGTGCTGCTCGCCATCGCCGGCATCTTCATGTTCAAGGCCGTGCCGCCGGGCTTCGTGCCGGCGCAGGACAAGGCTTACCTGATCGGCTTCGCGCAGCTGCCGGACGCCGCCTCGCTGGACCGCACGGACGCCGTCATCCGCAAGATGTCGGACGTGGCCAAGCAGATCCCGGGCGTCGAATCGTCGGTCGCGTTCCCGGGCCTGTCGATCAACGGCTTCACCAACGCGCCGAACGCCGGCATCGTGTTCACCACCTTGAAACCGTTCGACGAACGTAAAGGCAAGGAGCAGAGCGCCGACGCGATCGCCGCCGAGATCAACAAGCGCATGGGCGCCATCGAGGACGCGTTCGTGATGGTGCTGTCGCCCCCGCCGGTCAACGGCCTGGGTACGACGGGCGGCTTCAAGATGATGATCGAAGACCGCGCCGGCGTCGGTTACGACGAGCTGTATAAAGCCGTGCAGGCCGTCCAGGCCAAGGCGTGGACCGACAAGCGCCTGCAGGGCGTGTTCTCGGGCTACCAGATCAACGTGCCGCAGCTGTTCGCCGACGTCGACCGCGTGAAAGCCAAGCAGCTGGGCGTGCCGCTGGCCGAGATCAACCAGACCTTGCAGATCAACCTCGGCTCGCTGTACGTGAACGACTTCAACCAGTTCGGCCGCACGTACCAGGTGCGCGTGCAGGCGGATGCGCCGTTCCGTTCGCAGCGCGAACAGATCGCGCAGCTGAAGGTCCGCAACGACAAGGGCGAGATGATCCCGCTGTCCTCGCTCATGAAGGTCAAGGACACGTATGGTCCGGATCGCGTGCAGCGCTACAACGGCTACGTCGCCGCCGAGCTGAATGGCGGCCCGGCACCTGGCGTGTCGTCGGGCCAGGCGCAGGCCGCGATGGAAGAAATCGTCAAGGCCACGCTGCCGAAAGGGATCTCGTACGAATGGACGGACCTGACGTACCAGGACATCCTGGCCGGTAACACCATGCTGTACGTGTTCCCGCTGTGCGTGCTGCTCGTGTTCCTCGTGCTCGCCGCGCAGTACGAAAGCTGGACGCTGCCGCTGGCCGTGATCCTGATCGTGCCGATGTCGATCCTGTGCGCCCTCATCGGCGTCAAGCTCACCGGCGGCGACAACAACGTGTTCACGCAGATCGCCCTGTTCGTGCTGGTGGGCCTCGCGTCGAAGAACGCGATCCTGATCGTGGAATTCGCGCTGGAGCTGGAACACCACGGCCGCAGCATCGTGGACGCCGCGCTGGAAGCCTGCCGCCTGCGTCTGCGTCCGATCCTGATGACGTCGATCGCGTTCATCATGGGCGTGGTGCCGCTGGTGCTGTCGCACGGCGCCGGTGCCGAGATGCGCCACGCGATGGGCGTCGCCGTGTTCGCCGGCATGCTGGGCGTGACGTTCTTCGGCCTGTTCCTGACGCCGGTGTTCTACGTCCTGCTGCGCACCCTGGCCAAGCGTTTCGAGAAGCCGAAGCATGCCCACGCCCATTCCCACGACACGGCACCGAATGCCGTCGGCGGCGACCAGGCACCGGCACTGGAAGGAAACTGA
- a CDS encoding DMT family transporter has translation MPSYVLFTIASLIWGSTFFAITLELGEVPPAVSVVYRFALASLTLFAYCLLRGDKLRLPWRVQRWTLLQGFFTFCVSYVCTYNAEQYVVSALVAVLFALMVFWTPICARIAFGTPIPRRTWGAGAAAIAGVTLLFWHAIGTELRHLGQGGQGHFTLGLLLGIAASIASSAGSIVVGKVREESNNLVLTTGWSMFWGTCMVAVWCLATGQEFIIPRTASYVLGLLHLSIFGSVVAFICYFTLINRIGSNKAVYIGVITPVISVLLSIKLEHYRPGLTEWLGMAVCLGSVAWALRAPAAKPAASVNLNDCIETTP, from the coding sequence ATGCCCTCCTACGTCCTCTTCACCATCGCGTCCCTGATCTGGGGATCGACTTTCTTCGCGATCACGCTCGAGCTGGGTGAAGTTCCGCCCGCGGTGTCGGTCGTCTACCGGTTCGCGCTCGCGTCGCTGACGCTGTTCGCGTACTGCCTGCTGCGCGGCGACAAGCTGCGGCTGCCATGGCGCGTCCAGCGCTGGACCCTGCTGCAAGGTTTTTTCACCTTCTGCGTGTCGTACGTCTGCACGTACAACGCCGAACAATATGTCGTATCGGCGCTCGTCGCCGTGCTGTTCGCGCTGATGGTGTTCTGGACGCCGATCTGCGCGCGCATCGCGTTCGGCACGCCGATCCCGCGCCGCACGTGGGGCGCCGGCGCGGCGGCCATCGCCGGTGTCACGCTGCTGTTCTGGCACGCGATCGGCACTGAACTGCGCCACTTGGGCCAGGGCGGGCAAGGCCATTTCACCCTCGGCCTGCTGCTTGGCATCGCCGCGTCGATCGCCAGCTCGGCCGGCAGCATCGTCGTGGGCAAGGTGCGCGAGGAATCGAACAACCTGGTGCTGACGACGGGCTGGTCGATGTTCTGGGGCACGTGCATGGTCGCCGTGTGGTGCCTCGCGACAGGCCAGGAATTCATCATCCCGCGCACGGCCAGCTATGTACTGGGCTTGCTGCACCTGTCCATCTTCGGCTCGGTCGTCGCCTTCATCTGCTACTTTACGCTGATCAACCGCATCGGCTCGAACAAGGCTGTGTACATCGGCGTGATCACGCCCGTGATCTCCGTGCTGCTGTCGATCAAGCTCGAACACTACCGTCCCGGCCTCACCGAATGGCTCGGTATGGCCGTCTGCCTGGGCAGTGTCGCCTGGGCCTTGCGAGCGCCCGCGGCCAAGCCGGCCGCTTCCGTCAACCTCAACGATTGCATCGAAACGACTCCATGA
- a CDS encoding efflux transporter outer membrane subunit: MKTMIARGVAPLMAALLLTACAAPEFKQPSITTPTAFKESQTAPAAAANDVRSAADGTTWTVGRPAEAQPRGEWWRAFNDETLNGLVAEATANNQNLTVAAARVKQARAIAGIAEADRIPQVGVGVGAERARLSPLEAGLPKGTNVPAANTYSARLSASYEVDLFGRVSSNVAAARGDAGAVEATYRSVLLSLQADVAQTYFRLRSLDAEIATVNHTVQLREESVRVTGRRFDAGDIGEFDLSRAKTELATARSEAIGLQRQRATAEHALAVLLGKPASNFSAPSAPLSDAAALPLIPAGLPSTLLERRPDIASAQRSMEAANARIGVARSAMFPALNLSAGAGGVGTSFAEVFKWSSRSWLLGAALSMPLIDGGRNRSNIVRSEAALEEAVGSYRQSVLTAFAEVEDNLAGLRILAGQSAELEAAVVSARRSADLAQKLYDAGRGSYLELLDAQRNLATVERNAVQLHGDRAITTVALIRALGGGWDAAARVDDTAQARN, from the coding sequence ATGAAAACGATGATTGCAAGGGGTGTAGCCCCGCTGATGGCGGCACTGCTGCTGACGGCGTGCGCCGCCCCGGAATTCAAGCAGCCAAGTATTACGACGCCGACGGCGTTCAAGGAATCGCAAACCGCGCCCGCCGCTGCGGCGAATGATGTGCGCAGCGCCGCCGACGGCACCACGTGGACCGTCGGCCGTCCGGCCGAAGCCCAGCCGCGCGGCGAATGGTGGCGCGCCTTCAACGACGAGACGCTGAATGGTCTCGTCGCGGAAGCGACCGCGAACAACCAGAACCTGACGGTGGCCGCCGCCCGCGTGAAGCAGGCGCGCGCCATCGCGGGTATCGCCGAAGCGGACCGCATTCCGCAGGTCGGCGTGGGCGTCGGCGCCGAGCGCGCCCGCCTGTCGCCGCTGGAAGCCGGCCTGCCAAAGGGCACGAACGTCCCGGCCGCGAACACGTACTCGGCGCGGCTGTCGGCCAGCTACGAGGTCGACCTGTTCGGTCGCGTGTCGTCCAACGTGGCGGCCGCGCGCGGCGATGCCGGCGCGGTGGAAGCGACGTACCGCTCGGTGCTGCTGTCGCTGCAGGCCGACGTGGCGCAGACCTATTTCCGCCTCCGTTCGCTGGATGCGGAAATCGCGACCGTCAACCACACGGTGCAGCTGCGCGAAGAAAGCGTGCGCGTGACGGGTCGCCGCTTCGACGCGGGCGACATCGGCGAATTCGACCTGTCGCGGGCGAAGACGGAACTGGCGACGGCGCGTTCGGAAGCCATCGGCCTGCAGCGCCAGCGCGCCACGGCGGAACACGCGCTGGCCGTCCTGCTGGGCAAGCCGGCGTCGAATTTCTCCGCGCCGTCCGCGCCGCTGAGTGACGCCGCCGCGCTGCCGTTGATCCCGGCCGGCCTGCCGTCCACGCTGCTGGAGCGCCGTCCCGACATCGCCAGCGCCCAGCGCTCGATGGAAGCGGCGAACGCGCGCATCGGCGTGGCACGCTCCGCGATGTTCCCGGCGCTGAACCTGTCGGCGGGCGCCGGTGGTGTCGGCACCAGCTTCGCCGAGGTGTTCAAGTGGAGCAGCCGTTCGTGGCTGCTGGGCGCCGCGCTGTCGATGCCGCTGATCGACGGTGGCCGCAACCGCAGCAACATCGTGCGCAGCGAAGCCGCGCTGGAAGAAGCGGTGGGTTCGTACCGCCAGAGCGTCCTGACGGCCTTCGCCGAAGTCGAGGACAACCTGGCCGGCCTGCGCATCCTGGCAGGGCAGAGCGCCGAACTCGAAGCGGCGGTGGTTTCCGCGCGCCGCTCGGCCGACCTGGCGCAGAAGCTGTATGACGCGGGCCGCGGCAGCTATCTCGAACTGCTGGACGCCCAGCGCAACCTGGCGACCGTCGAGCGCAACGCGGTCCAACTGCATGGCGACCGTGCGATCACCACCGTGGCGCTGATCCGCGCGCTGGGTGGCGGCTGGGATGCCGCTGCCCGTGTGGACGATACGGCGCAGGCGCGTAACTGA
- a CDS encoding GNAT family N-acetyltransferase: protein MTLDTTFAIRPATPADVTHIQSMIVELAVFEKLEHLVVATEEKLHEGLFGPHPACEAIVGEADGEVVTFALFFHNFSTFLTKRGLYLEDLYVRQSHRGKGYGSRMLKHLARLAVERGCGRFEWSVLDWNTPAINLYKAMGAEVMPDWRICRVTGAPLEALAQG from the coding sequence ATGACTCTTGATACCACCTTCGCGATCCGCCCCGCCACCCCGGCCGACGTCACCCACATCCAATCGATGATCGTCGAGCTGGCCGTGTTCGAAAAGCTCGAGCACCTCGTCGTGGCGACGGAAGAGAAATTGCACGAAGGCCTGTTCGGCCCGCATCCGGCCTGCGAAGCCATCGTCGGCGAAGCGGATGGCGAAGTCGTCACGTTCGCCCTGTTCTTCCACAATTTCTCGACGTTCCTCACCAAGCGTGGACTGTATCTGGAAGATCTGTACGTGCGGCAATCGCATCGCGGCAAGGGTTATGGCAGCCGCATGCTGAAGCACCTGGCGCGCCTGGCCGTCGAGCGCGGCTGCGGCCGCTTCGAATGGTCGGTGCTGGACTGGAATACGCCAGCAATCAATTTATACAAAGCTATGGGCGCCGAGGTCATGCCCGACTGGCGTATCTGCCGTGTCACAGGCGCGCCGCTGGAAGCGCTGGCCCAAGGCTGA